The proteins below come from a single Acidobacteriota bacterium genomic window:
- the nadC gene encoding carboxylating nicotinate-nucleotide diphosphorylase — MKLNNKDFDAVIRTALLEDLPQGDVTSESIVSPEDRAEAVFLAKEDGVLAGLDVARRVFDRIDPEVLFTDHAADGAAFRSGDILARVDGRSLSLLKAERTALNFLQRLSGIATETRRYVRAVEGTGAKILDTRKTTPGLRLLEKYAVRMGGGANHRFSLSDMALIKDNHLQVAGSISEAVRRVREKTGRDTRIEVEVTDPAGVREALAAGADVIMLDNMTPERIREAVEFVAGRVPLEVSGKITPEKARDVARLGVDFISVGALTHSYRSVDISLEFEDET, encoded by the coding sequence GTGAAGCTCAACAACAAAGATTTCGATGCGGTGATCCGGACCGCTCTTCTGGAAGACCTGCCCCAAGGCGATGTCACCTCCGAAAGCATTGTTTCCCCGGAAGACCGGGCCGAAGCCGTTTTTCTGGCCAAGGAAGACGGTGTTCTGGCCGGTTTGGATGTGGCCCGAAGAGTCTTCGATCGGATCGATCCCGAAGTCCTGTTCACGGACCATGCGGCCGACGGCGCCGCGTTCCGGTCCGGAGACATCCTGGCCCGGGTCGACGGCCGTTCGCTGTCGCTTCTCAAAGCCGAACGAACGGCCCTGAATTTTCTCCAGAGGCTGTCCGGAATAGCCACGGAAACACGCCGCTATGTCCGCGCCGTCGAGGGGACGGGAGCGAAGATTCTGGACACACGAAAGACGACCCCGGGACTCCGGTTGCTTGAAAAATACGCCGTCCGGATGGGCGGCGGCGCCAACCACCGTTTCAGCCTGTCCGACATGGCGCTGATAAAGGACAATCATCTCCAGGTTGCCGGAAGCATTTCCGAGGCCGTCCGGCGTGTCCGGGAAAAGACGGGGCGGGATACGCGGATCGAGGTCGAAGTCACGGACCCGGCCGGAGTCCGCGAAGCTCTGGCCGCCGGTGCGGATGTCATCATGCTGGATAATATGACCCCGGAGCGCATCCGGGAGGCCGTGGAATTTGTCGCCGGACGTGTGCCGCTCGAGGTTTCCGGAAAAATAACGCCGGAAAAAGCCCGGGACGTCGCCCGGCTGGGTGTCGACTTCATCTCTGTAGGGGCCCTGACCCATTCTTATCGGTCCGTGGACATCAGCCTGGAATTCGAGGATGAGACATGA
- a CDS encoding lysylphosphatidylglycerol synthase transmembrane domain-containing protein: protein MTSRTKKIITLAVSAVVSILLIGILISRIETRDLVRTIRDIHRPALAAYIAAALAGAGLRAWRYKILLHPRTISWPDILMVTFIRNSFVDLLPARIGSLSFILIMNRRLGFPFESATSAFLASLVLDFITLGPFVILAAAVVGLGTSPLASPILAGLGAAFSAVFIIILIELPRFIDLFTSVFGKVLSLFRLDARAWAVMFREKLRATSLSLKDLKKRRIDIPLFGLSFLIRGAKYAALSFLVLALLHSHGVSFAEFGFFKLILGVTGAELTSVLPVKGLAGFGTWEAAWALTFSLMGIDEGLAIISGLGVHLLTNVFEYSLGIASLIILLFPWLRRSARRKPEET from the coding sequence ATGACATCCCGAACAAAAAAAATCATCACGCTGGCCGTTTCGGCCGTTGTCTCGATTCTGCTGATCGGCATCCTCATCTCCCGCATTGAAACCCGGGATCTGGTCCGGACCATCCGGGACATTCATCGTCCGGCCCTGGCCGCCTATATTGCGGCCGCCCTGGCCGGCGCCGGCCTCCGGGCCTGGCGTTATAAGATCCTCCTCCATCCGCGCACGATCTCCTGGCCCGACATCCTGATGGTCACCTTCATCCGAAACAGCTTTGTCGATCTTCTGCCGGCACGCATCGGTTCCCTGTCGTTCATCCTGATCATGAACCGCCGCTTGGGGTTTCCTTTCGAATCCGCGACATCGGCGTTTCTCGCCTCCCTTGTTCTGGATTTCATCACACTCGGACCTTTTGTCATCCTGGCCGCAGCCGTTGTCGGCCTGGGCACCTCGCCGCTGGCCTCCCCTATTCTGGCGGGGCTGGGTGCGGCTTTTTCGGCCGTTTTCATCATCATTCTGATCGAACTTCCCCGATTCATCGACCTCTTCACATCTGTTTTCGGCAAAGTCCTTTCCCTATTCCGCCTCGATGCGCGGGCCTGGGCCGTCATGTTCCGGGAAAAGCTCCGGGCCACCTCTCTTTCGCTCAAGGATCTGAAAAAACGGCGCATCGACATCCCCCTCTTCGGCCTGTCGTTTCTGATTCGGGGCGCCAAGTACGCGGCGCTGTCTTTTCTGGTCCTGGCCTTGCTCCATTCCCACGGCGTGTCCTTCGCCGAATTCGGGTTTTTCAAACTCATCCTGGGCGTCACGGGCGCGGAACTGACCTCCGTCCTTCCCGTCAAAGGATTGGCCGGATTCGGCACCTGGGAGGCCGCCTGGGCCCTGACGTTCAGTCTCATGGGCATCGACGAAGGCCTGGCCATCATCAGCGGCCTGGGCGTCCATCTTCTGACCAATGTTTTCGAATACTCCCTCGGCATCGCCAGTTTGATCATCCTCCTTTTTCCCTGGCTGAGGCGATCCGCCCGCCGCAAACCCGAAGAGACATGA
- a CDS encoding TldD/PmbA family protein, with protein MKRTDHLSWVDHFGLSRKDMSSILETALSKGALFAEIFCEHRFRTSIHMEEDIIKETGESISRGLGIRVISGDRTGYGYTNDPTPERIRAAALTAAAVASGRLNPGPPAPLRRVRTRPGIYGAGRPAHASSLSAKIGLVRIVHDAARFCSSKIQKVSVSFQNSLQYVSIANSEGLEARDVRPLVRLTCTAIAEKNGRREIGFSGGGGRMGLEAFGSGGREAAGIGRDAAREALILLDAVDAPAGDMPVVLSPGHSGVLIHEAVGHLLEADFNRKKTSVFWNKLGKSVAPAAVTIRDDPTIPFFRGSYAVDDEGTIPRRTTLIEKGVVVGFLQDRLSARLMKRPPTGHGRRQDYGCFPLPRMANSYIERGEYAPEEILKSVGRGFYVDKIQGGQVEDSGKFTFSVSLGYLIENGRLGAPVRQATLIGSNLDVLKGLVMVGSDLEFGLPTGTCSKEGQDVPVTDGCPTLKISSITVGGR; from the coding sequence ATGAAGCGGACGGACCATCTTTCCTGGGTGGATCATTTCGGTCTTTCGCGGAAAGACATGTCTTCCATCCTGGAAACCGCCCTGTCCAAAGGCGCCCTGTTCGCCGAAATCTTCTGTGAACACCGTTTCCGGACGTCCATTCACATGGAAGAAGACATCATCAAAGAGACGGGGGAATCGATCAGCCGGGGCCTCGGCATCCGGGTGATTTCCGGCGATCGAACGGGATACGGCTATACCAACGATCCGACCCCGGAACGGATCCGGGCGGCCGCCCTGACCGCGGCTGCGGTTGCTTCAGGGCGCCTCAACCCCGGTCCTCCCGCGCCCCTCCGCCGAGTCCGGACTCGACCGGGAATCTACGGTGCCGGCCGGCCGGCCCACGCGTCCTCCCTGAGCGCTAAAATCGGGCTTGTCCGGATCGTCCACGATGCCGCCCGTTTCTGTTCTTCCAAGATCCAAAAAGTGTCCGTGAGCTTCCAGAACAGTCTCCAATATGTTTCGATCGCCAATTCGGAAGGCCTCGAGGCCCGGGATGTCCGTCCGCTCGTCAGACTCACCTGCACGGCCATCGCGGAAAAAAACGGCCGCCGGGAAATCGGCTTTTCCGGAGGGGGCGGGCGCATGGGGCTGGAGGCTTTCGGTTCCGGCGGTCGGGAGGCGGCCGGAATCGGCCGTGACGCCGCCCGGGAAGCCCTCATTCTACTCGACGCCGTCGATGCCCCGGCCGGAGATATGCCGGTCGTTCTGTCCCCGGGACACAGCGGCGTTCTCATTCACGAAGCCGTCGGGCATCTCCTCGAAGCCGACTTCAACCGCAAGAAAACCTCGGTCTTCTGGAACAAGCTGGGAAAATCCGTCGCCCCGGCCGCCGTCACCATCCGCGACGATCCGACCATTCCATTTTTCCGGGGATCTTATGCCGTCGACGACGAGGGCACGATCCCCCGGCGGACGACTCTGATCGAAAAAGGCGTCGTCGTCGGTTTCCTCCAGGACAGGCTCTCGGCCCGCCTCATGAAGCGTCCGCCGACCGGACACGGCCGGAGACAGGACTACGGCTGTTTTCCCCTGCCCCGGATGGCCAACTCCTACATCGAGCGCGGCGAGTATGCCCCCGAGGAAATCCTGAAATCCGTCGGCCGGGGTTTTTATGTCGATAAAATCCAGGGCGGCCAGGTTGAGGATTCCGGAAAATTCACATTTTCCGTCAGTCTGGGATATCTTATCGAAAACGGCCGGCTCGGCGCCCCCGTCCGGCAGGCGACGCTCATCGGATCGAATCTCGATGTGCTCAAGGGCCTCGTTATGGTCGGTTCCGATCTCGAGTTCGGACTTCCGACGGGAACCTGCAGCAAGGAAGGCCAGGATGTTCCCGTAACCGACGGCTGTCCGACGTTGAAAATCTCCTCGATCACCGTGGGGGGGCGATGA
- a CDS encoding TldD/PmbA family protein yields the protein MIRPPRPQDLAGLAEDLVDYGGSRGADEIEVSISDGREFQVDLRRGRIENLVEADSTSLGLRVIKDKRTAGAGSSDLSPDVLRALVRGAVRRAGLSEPDGCSGLAPCEGLKIDISSLDLHDPVVENLDAETKIGLARRTERIALADKRIVNSYGAGCATQAITTILANSRGFSGSFRQTFCSLSVGLQAGSGNALVEDFWFSARRRFRDLDPPETVARIAVERTLRQLHPRKIPTCSVPVIFEPMETSWLLGFLFSCVSGTAVYQKASFLSDRLGTRIGNARVTVIDDGLRPGGPGTRPFDADGLPCRRTVVVDKGILKSFLCNTYAARKLKLASTGNSDGSGVSPGNFYLKPGKRDPRDIAASLDRGLILTRTLGHGLNPVTGDISRGAFGLWVEKGEIVHPVAGITIAGNLEGLLRNLAAVGNDLDFLSPFSGPTVMVGEMTVGGAAP from the coding sequence ATGATCCGCCCTCCCCGGCCTCAGGATCTCGCCGGGTTGGCCGAGGATCTCGTCGACTACGGCGGGAGCCGGGGCGCCGACGAAATCGAAGTTTCGATCTCCGACGGCCGTGAATTCCAGGTCGATCTCCGCAGAGGGCGCATCGAGAATCTTGTCGAGGCCGATTCGACATCCCTGGGGCTTCGCGTCATCAAGGACAAGCGAACGGCCGGGGCCGGATCCTCGGATCTTTCGCCGGATGTTCTGCGGGCCCTTGTCCGCGGCGCCGTCCGGAGAGCCGGGTTGTCGGAGCCTGATGGATGTTCCGGCCTCGCCCCTTGTGAAGGTTTGAAAATCGACATTTCGTCTCTTGACCTTCACGACCCTGTTGTGGAGAATCTCGATGCCGAAACAAAGATCGGACTGGCCCGTCGAACCGAACGGATCGCCCTGGCCGACAAACGGATTGTCAATTCCTACGGGGCCGGCTGCGCCACCCAGGCCATCACCACGATTCTGGCCAACTCCAGAGGTTTTTCCGGAAGTTTCCGGCAGACATTTTGCAGTTTGAGCGTCGGACTCCAGGCCGGGAGCGGAAACGCCCTCGTTGAAGACTTCTGGTTCTCCGCCCGCCGCCGTTTCCGGGATCTCGATCCCCCCGAAACCGTGGCCCGAATCGCCGTCGAACGGACCCTGCGCCAGCTCCATCCCCGAAAGATCCCCACCTGTTCGGTGCCCGTGATTTTTGAACCGATGGAGACATCCTGGCTTCTCGGTTTTCTTTTTTCCTGTGTTTCGGGAACAGCCGTTTATCAGAAGGCGAGCTTTCTCTCCGACCGGCTCGGCACACGCATCGGAAACGCCCGTGTGACCGTGATCGACGACGGGTTGAGACCCGGAGGTCCGGGAACGCGGCCGTTCGATGCCGACGGCCTTCCCTGCCGGCGGACGGTCGTCGTGGACAAGGGGATTTTAAAATCTTTTCTCTGCAACACCTACGCGGCCCGGAAACTCAAACTGGCGTCCACGGGGAATTCCGACGGTTCAGGGGTGAGTCCGGGGAATTTTTACCTCAAGCCCGGCAAACGGGATCCGCGGGACATCGCGGCTTCGCTCGACCGGGGACTCATCCTCACCCGAACCCTCGGACACGGACTCAATCCGGTGACCGGTGACATCTCCCGCGGCGCTTTCGGACTCTGGGTTGAGAAAGGGGAAATCGTCCACCCGGTGGCCGGGATCACCATTGCCGGGAATCTCGAAGGTTTGCTCAGAAATCTCGCGGCCGTGGGGAACGACCTGGATTTCCTCAGTCCGTTTTCCGGACCGACCGTCATGGTCGGCGAGATGACCGTAGGCGGCGCCGCCCCCTGA
- a CDS encoding nitroreductase family protein — protein sequence MCGESCLDLIFGRRTIRRFEQEPVSKVHLETIVNAGRLAPSAANLQPLEFVAVDGEDLKPRLFSCLKWAAYIAPAGNPTPGLEPAAYIVTLVNTAVRVDMFEYDVGAAVQNMTLAALSLGYGSCWLLSIDRDRIRDILGVPQDYRVDSVLALGRPGEDPVAEEMTDSPRYWKDIEGRLHVPKRRLRDIFHENGFRKIPDR from the coding sequence ATGTGCGGTGAGTCATGTCTCGACCTGATTTTCGGAAGGAGGACGATCCGCCGTTTCGAACAGGAACCGGTGTCGAAGGTCCACCTGGAGACCATTGTGAATGCCGGCCGCCTGGCGCCGTCGGCGGCCAATCTCCAGCCTCTGGAATTTGTCGCCGTGGACGGAGAAGATCTTAAACCGCGTCTGTTTTCCTGTCTGAAGTGGGCGGCCTATATCGCGCCGGCCGGAAATCCGACTCCGGGGCTCGAACCGGCGGCCTATATCGTCACCCTCGTCAACACGGCTGTCAGGGTCGATATGTTCGAATACGACGTCGGGGCGGCCGTGCAGAATATGACCTTGGCGGCTTTGTCCCTGGGCTACGGAAGCTGTTGGCTTCTGAGCATCGACAGAGACCGGATTCGGGACATCCTGGGCGTTCCACAGGATTACCGGGTGGATTCCGTCCTGGCCCTGGGCCGGCCCGGGGAGGATCCCGTCGCCGAAGAGATGACGGATTCCCCCCGCTACTGGAAAGATATCGAAGGCCGCCTCCACGTGCCGAAAAGGCGGCTCCGCGATATTTTCCACGAAAACGGGTTCCGGAAAATTCCGGACCGATAG
- a CDS encoding MFS transporter: protein MTTQNDGRAQDFWNRDFLVALAGYFFLFMSVTLFFLFPLFLEQFQPSKSRVGLIMGVHSVMAILIRPLFGRRIDVRGGRKISLAGLAFLILVLPMFHLVKDAGWLPLLLRAGTGFGWGIAMTATISICSDMAPVDRLARSMGVIGIAGLVASAAGPLLAESLIARFGFGALFNVSLVFLVASFLCVALTRDGLRMDQDRRPSDLRGLRRIGPIILIVVAAMPVFHGAVRGAMINFIALFGRSVGVQRIGLFFVLFSLAAIITRFGLSDLSDRYGRKKVIFPAAVLVAANLVFLSQVRSPAAFAAAGFFGGLGQGLIFPALSTYIIDFLGRNNKGLAISLYLSFFDVGMGLGSPFFGWVSDRAGYRTMYLAAAGLLVLATAIFMRKAPATEIKEN, encoded by the coding sequence ATGACGACTCAAAACGACGGACGTGCTCAGGACTTCTGGAACAGGGATTTTCTCGTCGCCCTGGCGGGATACTTTTTTCTGTTCATGAGCGTGACGCTTTTTTTTCTCTTTCCTCTCTTTCTTGAACAGTTCCAACCGTCGAAAAGCCGGGTCGGATTGATCATGGGTGTCCACAGCGTCATGGCGATTTTGATCCGGCCCCTGTTCGGGCGCCGCATTGATGTGCGGGGAGGACGGAAGATTTCTCTTGCGGGACTGGCCTTTCTGATCCTTGTCCTTCCGATGTTCCATCTCGTGAAGGATGCCGGGTGGCTGCCCCTTCTGCTCCGGGCCGGGACAGGCTTCGGTTGGGGCATCGCCATGACGGCCACGATCTCGATCTGTTCCGACATGGCGCCCGTCGACAGGCTGGCCCGGTCCATGGGCGTCATCGGCATCGCCGGCCTCGTGGCCAGCGCCGCGGGCCCTCTGCTGGCCGAGTCCCTGATCGCCCGATTCGGGTTCGGTGCTCTGTTTAACGTCAGTCTGGTTTTTCTGGTCGCCTCTTTTCTGTGTGTCGCATTGACGCGCGACGGCCTCCGGATGGATCAAGACCGCCGGCCTTCCGACCTGCGGGGACTTCGGCGCATAGGACCGATCATCCTGATTGTTGTTGCGGCCATGCCTGTGTTTCACGGCGCCGTCCGCGGCGCCATGATCAACTTCATCGCCCTCTTCGGACGCTCGGTCGGCGTTCAGCGCATCGGTCTGTTTTTCGTGCTTTTTTCCCTGGCCGCCATCATCACACGTTTCGGCCTGTCGGATCTTTCGGATCGCTACGGCCGGAAGAAGGTGATTTTCCCGGCCGCCGTCCTGGTTGCCGCAAACCTGGTGTTTCTGTCCCAGGTCCGAAGCCCCGCCGCTTTCGCGGCGGCGGGATTTTTCGGAGGCCTCGGCCAGGGGCTCATCTTTCCGGCCTTGAGCACGTACATCATCGATTTTCTGGGCCGGAACAACAAGGGGTTGGCCATCAGCCTTTATCTGTCATTCTTTGATGTCGGGATGGGCTTGGGATCGCCGTTCTTCGGCTGGGTGTCGGACAGGGCCGGGTACAGAACCATGTACCTTGCGGCCGCCGGACTTCTCGTCCTGGCCACCGCGATCTTCATGCGGAAGGCTCCCGCAACGGAAATCAAAGAGAATTAA